In the genome of Pseudomonas sp. HS6, one region contains:
- a CDS encoding ATPase, translating to MKTLTRLAVVALLMGGVAVTAPTYASDAGTCHFLPIVGASSGLQHSQTVGVLYSENTLENQQYLERYHDVAVNGAKDALDARIRDAFVNSSDPELAIDWLMSSLQQQFLSVTVYDNLDSLVQAHPDVVVMLDTHNRLLTQRNSQVEARFVARFYDANLQYIGKAEGAVQKQMPSVWVHNKAAPEIAAQIEQQRDLQFSALKQFDDSLKALVTAG from the coding sequence ATGAAGACTTTGACCCGACTGGCTGTAGTCGCCCTGCTGATGGGCGGGGTGGCCGTGACCGCACCGACTTACGCAAGCGACGCCGGTACGTGCCATTTTCTGCCCATCGTTGGTGCCAGCAGCGGGCTGCAGCATTCGCAAACCGTGGGTGTGCTTTACAGCGAAAACACGCTGGAGAACCAGCAATACCTGGAGCGTTACCACGACGTGGCGGTGAATGGTGCCAAGGATGCGCTCGATGCGCGGATCCGCGACGCCTTCGTCAACAGCTCCGATCCGGAACTGGCCATCGACTGGTTGATGAGCTCGCTGCAACAGCAATTTCTCTCGGTGACGGTCTACGACAACCTGGATTCACTGGTGCAGGCGCATCCGGACGTGGTGGTGATGCTCGACACCCACAACCGTTTGCTGACCCAGCGCAACAGCCAGGTTGAAGCGCGGTTCGTCGCACGCTTCTACGACGCCAACCTGCAATACATCGGCAAGGCCGAAGGGGCTGTGCAAAAGCAGATGCCTTCGGTGTGGGTCCACAACAAGGCAGCGCCAGAGATCGCAGCGCAGATCGAGCAGCAACGGGACCTGCAATTCAGCGCCCTGAAGCAGTTCGACGATTCGCTCAAGGCCTTGGTGACGGCTGGCTGA
- a CDS encoding DUF1801 domain-containing protein — protein MKKDSSVAATENPSALIDARIKELNDWRGQKLAEIRAIIHEADPEVVEEWKWRGVPVWSHNGIICTGETYKAVVKMTFAKGAALEDPSGLFNASLEGNTRRAIDVHEDDKIDAKALKALVRSAITLNSKK, from the coding sequence ATGAAGAAGGACAGCAGCGTCGCGGCGACGGAGAATCCCTCTGCACTGATCGACGCAAGAATCAAGGAATTGAACGACTGGCGCGGCCAGAAGCTGGCCGAGATTCGCGCAATCATTCATGAGGCGGACCCTGAAGTCGTCGAGGAGTGGAAGTGGCGGGGCGTTCCGGTCTGGTCACACAACGGCATCATCTGCACCGGGGAAACTTACAAGGCCGTGGTGAAAATGACGTTTGCCAAAGGCGCGGCGCTGGAGGATCCGTCGGGGCTGTTCAATGCCAGTCTGGAAGGCAATACCCGGCGGGCGATTGATGTTCACGAAGACGACAAAATAGATGCAAAGGCACTGAAAGCGCTGGTGCGTTCGGCGATTACGTTGAATTCAAAAAAATGA
- a CDS encoding GDL motif peptide-associated radical SAM/SPASM maturase: MTDIRPARYLSDTDLKRYVPVHVVWEITLACDLKCLHCGSRAGHRRPDELNTRECLDVIDSLAALGTREITLIGGEAYLRKDWTQLIQAIHDHGMYCAIQTGGRNLTPAKMQAAVDAGLNGVGISLDGLAPLHDQVRNVPGSFDKAVDTLRRAKASGLAVSVNTQIGAATLPDLPELMDTIIELGATHWQIQITVAMGNAVDHPELLLQPYQLLEVMPLLARLYREGVDRGLLMNVGNNIGYYGPYEHLWRGFGDERVHWSGCAAGQTVLALEADGTVKGCPSLATVGFSGGNVRNMSLHDIWHYSEGIHFGRLRSVDDLWGYCRSCYYNDVCRGGCTWTSHSLLGKPGNNPYCHYRTLELQKRGLRERIVKIEDAAQRSFAVGRFDLITERIDTGEHVSSVSDSGQVIKLAWINQGQKSPEEGRIPVQLALCRSCLQYIHPHESICPHCHADVAAAEARHQTDRARQQAIMNTLTGLLGVAPSTLG, encoded by the coding sequence ATGACAGACATCCGCCCTGCCCGCTACCTCAGCGACACCGATCTCAAACGCTACGTGCCGGTGCACGTGGTCTGGGAAATCACCCTGGCCTGCGACCTCAAATGCCTGCATTGCGGCTCGCGCGCGGGGCATCGACGCCCCGATGAACTAAACACCCGTGAATGCCTCGATGTAATCGATTCCCTTGCTGCACTCGGCACCCGCGAGATCACGTTGATCGGCGGCGAAGCCTATCTGCGCAAGGACTGGACGCAGCTGATCCAGGCCATTCACGACCACGGCATGTACTGCGCGATCCAGACCGGCGGACGCAATCTGACACCGGCGAAGATGCAGGCCGCAGTCGATGCGGGTCTCAACGGGGTCGGGATTTCACTGGATGGGCTCGCACCGTTGCACGACCAGGTGCGCAACGTCCCCGGCTCGTTCGACAAGGCTGTCGATACCCTGCGTCGGGCCAAGGCGTCCGGGCTGGCCGTCAGCGTCAACACCCAGATCGGCGCGGCCACGTTGCCTGATTTGCCGGAGCTGATGGACACGATCATTGAACTGGGCGCCACCCATTGGCAGATCCAGATCACCGTGGCCATGGGCAATGCGGTGGATCACCCGGAACTGCTCCTGCAACCCTATCAACTGCTGGAAGTGATGCCGCTGCTCGCGCGCTTGTACCGCGAAGGCGTGGATCGCGGCCTGCTGATGAACGTCGGCAACAACATCGGCTATTACGGCCCTTACGAACATTTGTGGCGTGGCTTCGGTGACGAGCGCGTGCACTGGAGCGGCTGCGCGGCCGGTCAGACCGTACTGGCCCTCGAAGCCGACGGCACGGTGAAAGGCTGCCCGTCACTGGCGACCGTCGGTTTCTCCGGCGGCAACGTGCGCAATATGAGCCTGCACGATATCTGGCATTACAGCGAAGGCATCCACTTCGGCCGTCTGCGCTCGGTCGACGACCTGTGGGGTTACTGCCGCAGCTGCTATTACAACGATGTCTGCCGGGGCGGCTGCACCTGGACCTCTCACTCATTGCTGGGCAAACCCGGTAATAACCCGTACTGCCATTACCGCACCCTGGAACTGCAAAAACGCGGATTGCGCGAGCGCATCGTCAAGATCGAAGACGCGGCGCAGCGTTCCTTCGCCGTCGGACGCTTCGACCTGATCACCGAGCGCATCGACACCGGCGAGCACGTCAGCAGCGTCAGTGATAGCGGCCAGGTGATCAAACTCGCCTGGATCAATCAGGGCCAGAAATCCCCGGAGGAAGGACGCATCCCCGTGCAACTGGCGCTGTGCCGCAGCTGCCTGCAATACATCCACCCACATGAATCGATCTGCCCGCACTGCCACGCCGACGTCGCCGCCGCCGAAGCCAGGCACCAGACAGATCGCGCCCGTCAGCAGGCGATCATGAACACGTTGACGGGTTTGCTGGGGGTGGCGCCGAGCACATTGGGTTGA
- a CDS encoding DUF1842 domain-containing protein — protein MSIGLFHTRLIASNSLLGAPVLTLDLLVNTVSKKVSGVASVFQSTWPTVNFRARVWGDYSEAKLTSSVENHIVLVLDGNPSGPISQIAETFHLKGILDGTWESGFVDYSYDGQQVKHVAVHQAPIVEPQPQPHHNLPLYAVAVQQAQTSGDLAQLKTVVQQGEQQVAHQGALRSALEHLNAEIARLEAR, from the coding sequence ATGTCGATCGGACTTTTTCATACCCGCCTCATCGCCAGCAATTCCTTGCTCGGCGCCCCGGTTCTGACCCTCGATCTGCTGGTCAATACCGTCAGTAAAAAAGTCAGCGGGGTTGCCAGTGTCTTTCAGAGTACCTGGCCAACAGTCAATTTTCGCGCGCGGGTCTGGGGCGACTATAGCGAGGCCAAACTGACCTCCTCGGTCGAAAATCACATTGTCCTCGTTCTCGACGGCAACCCGAGCGGCCCAATCAGTCAGATCGCCGAGACTTTTCATCTCAAAGGCATTCTGGACGGCACCTGGGAGAGCGGCTTTGTCGATTACAGCTACGACGGGCAACAGGTGAAACACGTAGCGGTGCATCAGGCGCCGATCGTTGAACCACAACCACAACCACATCACAACCTGCCGTTGTATGCCGTGGCCGTGCAGCAAGCGCAAACCAGCGGTGATCTGGCGCAGCTGAAAACCGTGGTGCAACAGGGCGAACAGCAGGTGGCTCACCAAGGCGCCTTGCGCAGTGCCCTTGAGCATCTGAACGCCGAGATCGCGCGTCTGGAAGCACGCTAA
- a CDS encoding DUF1842 domain-containing protein, giving the protein MSATQQNVGLFPVSYRIGTGLPGAQSLLLNLLVSTPQHEVSGGATVTQATNPPLDIHSDVWGEYTYLTVMKPGVSKILITAEGNHGGHGSNSIINFKIRLVVGTDWKEGVANYQYLNGTHWVEVNNVPVHLAEVQSKVFPPFEPGPVIIHHNPPILPLYAAPIQSAIASGDLAQMKNLAKLAKQQLDQQPQLQSALEAAKKEISRLQAR; this is encoded by the coding sequence ATGTCAGCTACTCAGCAAAATGTCGGCTTGTTCCCGGTGAGTTACCGCATCGGTACGGGGCTGCCCGGCGCGCAAAGCCTGTTGCTCAACCTGCTGGTGTCCACGCCGCAGCATGAGGTCAGCGGCGGCGCCACCGTCACTCAAGCGACCAACCCACCGCTCGACATCCACTCGGATGTCTGGGGCGAGTACACCTATCTGACCGTCATGAAACCCGGCGTCAGCAAAATCCTGATTACCGCCGAAGGCAATCATGGTGGCCACGGTTCCAACTCCATCATCAACTTCAAGATTCGCCTGGTAGTCGGCACTGACTGGAAAGAAGGCGTCGCCAACTACCAGTACCTCAATGGCACGCACTGGGTAGAGGTCAACAACGTCCCTGTGCACTTGGCGGAAGTGCAGTCGAAGGTCTTCCCACCGTTTGAGCCAGGCCCGGTGATCATCCACCACAACCCACCGATCCTGCCCCTTTATGCCGCGCCCATCCAGAGCGCCATTGCCAGCGGTGATCTGGCGCAAATGAAAAACCTGGCGAAGCTGGCCAAGCAGCAATTGGATCAGCAACCGCAATTGCAGAGCGCACTGGAAGCCGCGAAGAAGGAAATCAGCCGGTTGCAGGCACGCTGA
- a CDS encoding DUF1843 domain-containing protein has protein sequence MTGSKHNMPPYGVAIQSAITGGDLQQMKTLLKQRDSTKPEAKELQTAYEKLAKEVSRLEKP, from the coding sequence ATGACTGGCTCAAAACACAACATGCCGCCTTACGGCGTCGCCATCCAGAGCGCCATCACCGGAGGCGATCTGCAACAGATGAAGACTTTGTTGAAACAGCGCGATTCGACGAAGCCGGAAGCGAAAGAGCTGCAAACCGCGTACGAAAAACTGGCCAAGGAAGTTTCCCGTCTGGAAAAACCCTAG
- a CDS encoding LysR substrate-binding domain-containing protein: protein MNTNRDQFPLPEDLKVFLTVIRKNSFASAADELGYSPAYVSKRISVLETTLSTKLLHRTTRRIALTDDGERVRIWAEKLLGDFDDFLGEIAQARHQPAGSLHICSSFGFGRNHVAPAISELSRTCPKLDIRLDVFDRVVDLVGEGFDLEILVGDDLPGQHLARKLVSNRRVLCATPEYLERRGTPQSLEDLKDHDCLVLKERNNSFGIWNLTRDGRDESVRVSGPLSSNSGEIVMEWALSGGGILLRSMWDVKPMLEQGRLVQVLEDYTQSADVWAVYPTRLSESAKLRVCVEFLEEYFRDLSVE from the coding sequence ATGAACACGAATCGTGACCAATTTCCCTTGCCCGAAGACCTCAAGGTTTTCCTCACCGTCATTCGCAAGAACAGCTTCGCCAGCGCCGCCGATGAGTTGGGCTATTCGCCGGCCTACGTCAGCAAACGCATCTCGGTGCTCGAAACCACGCTCTCGACAAAGTTGCTGCACCGCACGACCCGGCGCATTGCGCTGACCGACGATGGTGAACGGGTGCGGATCTGGGCGGAAAAACTCCTGGGGGATTTTGATGATTTTCTCGGCGAGATCGCCCAGGCCCGGCATCAGCCGGCAGGTTCGCTGCACATTTGCAGCAGCTTCGGTTTCGGCCGCAATCACGTTGCGCCGGCGATCAGTGAACTGTCGCGAACGTGTCCGAAGCTCGATATTCGCCTGGACGTGTTCGACCGCGTGGTCGATCTGGTGGGCGAGGGCTTCGATCTGGAAATCCTCGTCGGCGATGACCTGCCGGGCCAGCATCTGGCGCGCAAACTGGTCAGCAACCGGCGAGTGCTGTGCGCCACGCCGGAGTACCTTGAACGGCGGGGTACGCCGCAATCACTTGAGGATCTGAAGGATCACGATTGCCTGGTGCTCAAGGAGCGCAACAATTCGTTCGGCATCTGGAACCTGACCCGCGACGGGCGAGATGAATCGGTGCGGGTCAGCGGGCCGTTGTCTTCCAATAGTGGCGAAATCGTCATGGAGTGGGCCTTGAGCGGCGGCGGGATTCTGTTGCGCTCGATGTGGGACGTCAAACCGATGCTCGAACAGGGGCGGCTGGTGCAGGTGCTTGAGGATTACACCCAGAGCGCCGACGTCTGGGCGGTGTACCCGACACGGCTCAGCGAGTCGGCCAAGTTGCGGGTGTGCGTGGAATTTCTCGAAGAGTATTTTCGCGACTTGTCGGTTGAATGA
- the leuD gene encoding 3-isopropylmalate dehydratase small subunit, with protein sequence MQPFTTISGSAAPFLASNIDTDVIMPKQFLKGIDRQGLDKGLFFDLRLLASGEPNPDFVLNQPAWQDAAFLVTGPNFGCGSSREHAVWGLKQVGIRALIGTTFAGIFYDNCQRNGVLAIQLDAARFKQVADVVSAPATAHIRVNLPEQTIELADGTLIAFEIDELRKQSLLLGLDAIGTTLQRTEQIRTFEARHLAENPWLG encoded by the coding sequence ATGCAACCGTTCACCACTATCAGCGGCAGCGCCGCGCCGTTCCTGGCGTCCAACATCGACACTGATGTGATCATGCCCAAGCAATTCCTCAAGGGCATTGATCGTCAGGGGCTCGATAAAGGCCTGTTCTTCGATTTGCGCTTGCTCGCCTCGGGCGAACCCAACCCTGACTTCGTGCTCAATCAACCGGCCTGGCAGGACGCGGCGTTTCTGGTAACTGGCCCCAACTTCGGTTGCGGCTCAAGCCGTGAGCACGCGGTGTGGGGCTTGAAGCAAGTGGGGATCCGGGCGCTGATCGGCACCACGTTTGCCGGGATTTTCTACGACAACTGTCAGCGCAACGGTGTGTTGGCGATTCAGCTCGACGCCGCGCGGTTCAAGCAAGTCGCCGACGTCGTCAGCGCTCCCGCGACGGCGCATATCCGCGTTAACCTGCCCGAGCAAACCATCGAACTGGCGGACGGCACATTGATCGCTTTCGAGATTGATGAGCTGCGCAAACAGTCACTGTTGCTGGGTCTGGACGCCATCGGCACGACGCTGCAACGCACCGAGCAGATTCGCACCTTTGAAGCACGGCATCTCGCGGAGAATCCCTGGTTGGGCTGA
- the leuC gene encoding 3-isopropylmalate dehydratase large subunit, translated as MPSPRTLYQKHIDSHTVCTLDDQGHVLLYIDRQVANEYTSPQAFSGLRDAGRKVWRPAATLAVVDHVNPTAPTRTATMPDAGGARQVSYFEENCRDFGIELFDVLDKRQGIEHVVAPEQGFILPGMVVAAGDSHTTTYGALGAFGFGIGTSEIEHLLATQTLVYKRLKTLRVTVNGELGAGVTSKDIIMALIEKIGASGATGYAIEFAGPAISDLSVEARMTICNMAVEAGARGAFMAPDDKVFAYLQLKPRAPKGEIWEQAVERWKTLHSDHGAVFDREVSLDVSALEPMVTWGTSPDQAAPVGGRVPDPASQPDPILRQGLQRALDYMGLTPDMLLSEIVISHAFIGSCTNARIEDLRDVARVVRGKRVAAHVRAMIVPGSTLVRDQAEDEGLAQIFLDAGFEWRQSGCSMCLAMNDDVLAPGDRCASSTNRNFEGRQGAGARTHLMSPAMVAAAAITGHLTDVRAFAPGV; from the coding sequence ATGCCCAGCCCTAGAACCCTGTACCAGAAACACATCGACAGTCACACGGTCTGCACCCTCGACGATCAGGGCCACGTGCTGCTTTACATCGACCGCCAGGTCGCCAACGAATACACCAGCCCGCAAGCTTTCAGCGGTTTACGCGACGCCGGACGCAAGGTCTGGCGCCCCGCTGCCACGCTGGCGGTGGTCGATCATGTGAACCCTACGGCACCGACCCGCACCGCGACCATGCCCGACGCTGGGGGGGCGCGGCAGGTGTCGTATTTCGAAGAGAACTGCCGCGACTTCGGTATCGAGCTGTTCGATGTGCTGGACAAGCGCCAGGGCATCGAACACGTCGTGGCGCCGGAACAGGGTTTCATTCTGCCGGGCATGGTGGTCGCGGCCGGTGACAGCCACACCACCACCTACGGCGCGCTGGGTGCGTTCGGTTTCGGCATCGGCACCTCGGAAATCGAACACCTGCTGGCGACACAAACCCTGGTCTACAAACGCCTGAAAACCCTGCGCGTGACGGTCAATGGCGAGCTAGGCGCGGGTGTCACTTCGAAAGACATCATCATGGCGCTGATCGAAAAGATTGGCGCTTCGGGGGCCACCGGTTATGCGATCGAGTTCGCCGGCCCGGCGATCAGCGACCTCAGCGTCGAAGCGCGCATGACCATCTGCAACATGGCCGTGGAGGCCGGCGCCCGAGGGGCGTTCATGGCGCCGGACGACAAGGTCTTCGCCTACCTGCAACTCAAGCCGCGCGCGCCCAAAGGCGAAATCTGGGAGCAGGCCGTCGAGCGCTGGAAAACCCTGCACAGCGATCATGGCGCAGTGTTCGATCGAGAAGTCAGCCTTGATGTCTCGGCGCTTGAACCGATGGTCACCTGGGGCACCAGCCCGGATCAGGCCGCCCCGGTCGGCGGACGAGTGCCCGACCCGGCCAGCCAGCCCGACCCGATTTTGCGTCAGGGTTTGCAGCGCGCCCTCGATTATATGGGCCTGACACCCGACATGCTGCTGAGCGAGATAGTGATCAGCCACGCCTTCATCGGCTCCTGCACCAATGCGCGGATCGAAGATTTGCGTGACGTTGCCCGCGTGGTGCGCGGCAAACGCGTCGCGGCTCACGTGCGAGCGATGATCGTGCCAGGCTCGACGCTGGTACGCGATCAAGCCGAAGACGAAGGACTGGCGCAGATCTTTCTCGATGCCGGATTCGAGTGGCGGCAATCGGGCTGTTCGATGTGCCTCGCGATGAACGACGACGTACTGGCGCCAGGTGATCGCTGTGCGTCCAGCACCAATCGCAACTTCGAAGGCCGTCAGGGCGCTGGAGCGCGCACTCACCTGATGAGCCCGGCGATGGTCGCCGCAGCCGCCATCACCGGACATTTGACTGACGTTCGCGCCTTCGCGCCGGGAGTTTGA
- a CDS encoding GNAT family N-acetyltransferase, with protein sequence MNTNITIRNERPEDIDAIARITEAAFQHEEHSSHTEQFIVNALRRAGQLSVSLVAVDNDTVVGHVAISPVTISSGAQGWYGLGPISVCPTRHQQGIGSALMKASLAELQRIGAVGCVVLGDPGYYGRFGFKAQADLELPGIPAEYFQALAFGGELPVGVVKYHEGFDATA encoded by the coding sequence ATGAATACAAACATCACAATCCGCAACGAACGCCCCGAAGACATCGACGCCATCGCCCGAATCACCGAGGCGGCGTTCCAGCACGAAGAACACTCCAGCCACACCGAACAATTCATCGTCAACGCTCTGCGCCGCGCCGGTCAGCTCAGCGTTTCGCTGGTGGCCGTTGACAACGACACGGTGGTTGGCCATGTGGCCATTTCCCCCGTGACGATTTCCTCCGGCGCTCAAGGTTGGTATGGCCTGGGCCCGATCTCCGTGTGCCCGACCCGCCATCAGCAAGGCATCGGTTCGGCGCTGATGAAGGCCTCGCTGGCGGAGTTACAGCGGATTGGCGCAGTGGGTTGCGTGGTGCTTGGCGATCCGGGCTACTACGGCCGCTTCGGCTTCAAGGCTCAGGCAGACCTGGAGTTGCCGGGAATTCCGGCGGAGTACTTTCAGGCGTTGGCGTTTGGCGGTGAGTTGCCGGTGGGCGTGGTGAAGTATCACGAGGGTTTCGACGCGACCGCGTAA
- a CDS encoding helix-turn-helix transcriptional regulator — MPDTLLKPSLPGIALRRWRVLHRVKQSHAAELFKVTQSTISRWESGVQAMDPDAHRQLETLLAARLDSAADQALARLVTDSARPVHLVCDLTHRLLACSPARAAQFSSPLSDLIGQSLWRFATAEIQHKESLLDDAGWREIQAPPALEFITGHNDSTLVPIRESLCRWTRIALSDGTAARLVETL, encoded by the coding sequence ATGCCCGACACCTTGTTGAAGCCCAGCCTGCCCGGCATCGCTCTGCGCCGCTGGCGAGTGCTGCATCGCGTCAAGCAGAGCCATGCCGCCGAGTTGTTCAAGGTCACCCAGTCGACGATTTCCCGTTGGGAAAGCGGTGTGCAGGCAATGGACCCGGACGCGCATCGGCAACTCGAAACGTTACTCGCGGCGCGACTCGACAGCGCGGCCGATCAGGCCCTCGCACGACTGGTCACTGACAGCGCGCGCCCGGTTCACCTCGTCTGCGACCTGACCCATCGCCTGCTGGCCTGCTCCCCGGCCCGCGCCGCGCAATTCAGCAGTCCTCTGAGCGATCTGATTGGGCAGTCGCTTTGGCGTTTTGCGACGGCCGAAATCCAGCACAAGGAGTCCTTGCTGGATGACGCCGGTTGGCGAGAAATCCAGGCGCCACCGGCACTGGAGTTCATCACCGGCCACAACGATTCAACCCTCGTTCCCATCCGCGAAAGTCTTTGCCGCTGGACGCGGATCGCACTTTCGGACGGCACCGCCGCACGGCTGGTGGAAACGCTATAG
- a CDS encoding RidA family protein, protein MTNAQPKRDVVFPPGRHALYERNRYSPAVRSNGFLFVSGQVGSLEDGSPEPDLKKQVRLAFTHLNAILGAAGGSFDDVVDVTVFMVDPQSTFETIWEVVPEFWGEAPHPTITAVGVTWLYGFQFEIKVIAKVSE, encoded by the coding sequence ATGACCAACGCCCAGCCAAAACGCGACGTGGTTTTCCCGCCCGGACGCCACGCCCTTTACGAGCGCAACCGGTATTCGCCGGCCGTTCGTTCCAACGGCTTTCTGTTCGTCTCCGGGCAGGTCGGGAGCCTTGAGGACGGCTCTCCGGAACCGGATCTGAAAAAACAGGTGCGACTGGCCTTCACCCACCTCAATGCCATTCTCGGCGCGGCCGGCGGCAGCTTCGATGATGTGGTGGACGTGACGGTGTTCATGGTCGATCCGCAATCGACCTTCGAAACCATCTGGGAAGTGGTGCCCGAGTTCTGGGGCGAGGCGCCGCATCCGACCATTACCGCGGTTGGCGTGACGTGGCTGTATGGTTTTCAGTTCGAGATCAAGGTGATTGCCAAAGTGTCGGAATGA
- a CDS encoding LysR family transcriptional regulator encodes MDRFDAMQAFARVVEAGSFTKAAETLHMSKTTVTQLVQQLEARLRVKLLNRTTRKVNVTADGAIYYERVLRLLADLDDVETGLGQASAAPRGRLRVDVPSPLARLILIPALPDFHRRYPDIQIDMGVSDRIVDIIDENVDCVVRGGELLDQSLMARRVADLHLGVYAAPGYLARAGTPAHPRELEDSHHRVVGFLWARTGKPVPYALRNARENLLIKGRHVLAVDDGNAYLAAGLAGLGVLWLPRYMSAEHEARGELVALFEGWELDPMPLYVAYPPNRHISRKLRVFIDWVVELMTERANGPELAGRALGLSNK; translated from the coding sequence ATGGACCGTTTTGACGCGATGCAGGCGTTCGCCCGGGTGGTGGAGGCGGGTAGCTTCACCAAGGCCGCCGAGACTCTGCACATGAGCAAGACCACTGTGACCCAGCTCGTCCAGCAACTGGAGGCACGCCTGCGGGTGAAACTGCTCAACCGCACCACACGCAAGGTCAACGTCACCGCCGATGGGGCGATTTACTACGAACGGGTGCTCCGGTTGCTGGCGGATCTGGACGATGTCGAAACCGGTCTCGGCCAGGCTTCGGCGGCGCCCCGCGGGCGGCTGCGGGTGGATGTGCCGAGCCCGCTGGCGCGCCTGATTCTGATACCGGCGTTGCCAGACTTTCACCGGCGTTATCCGGATATTCAGATCGACATGGGCGTCAGCGACCGGATCGTCGATATCATCGATGAAAACGTCGATTGCGTAGTGCGCGGCGGCGAGTTGCTGGACCAGTCGCTGATGGCGCGACGGGTCGCCGATCTGCACCTGGGGGTGTATGCCGCGCCAGGGTATCTCGCCCGCGCCGGCACCCCGGCGCATCCCCGAGAGCTGGAAGACAGCCATCATCGGGTGGTCGGTTTTCTTTGGGCACGCACCGGCAAACCGGTGCCTTATGCCTTGCGCAACGCGAGAGAGAATCTGCTGATCAAGGGCCGGCATGTGCTGGCGGTCGATGATGGCAACGCCTATCTGGCGGCAGGCCTGGCCGGTCTGGGTGTGCTCTGGCTGCCCCGCTACATGTCGGCAGAGCATGAGGCCCGGGGTGAGTTGGTGGCACTGTTCGAGGGGTGGGAGCTTGATCCGATGCCGCTGTACGTCGCCTACCCGCCGAACCGGCATATCAGCCGAAAGCTGCGGGTATTTATCGATTGGGTCGTGGAGTTGATGACTGAGCGTGCCAATGGCCCGGAACTTGCTGGTCGCGCTCTGGGACTGTCAAATAAATAG
- a CDS encoding radical SAM protein — MNMYIDIVGACNLSCPSCPMGNSENANFKKAMQLDMFRKIVEKARGEGVESIFLYNWTEPLIHPRIGEFVEIINAAGMRSGISSNLNLAKNMEAAMLANPWFFRISLSGFFQQTYEQGHVGGDIEVVKANMIKLHELKQKHGLTTMIEVYYHRYLDNIEEEELMREFSQALGFEFSSGFSVMMPLEKTLALIERDPSVTDTDRKTLQRLALPPYDDLVNLVRQYPKQACTLKDDWLVLDCNGNTVLCCSIFNQTEYQVGKYLDMPLAQLTERKSTQSNCVDMCNRCANNGLHIYAMSPNTGSLKSHAINRIVDFHQRSINGLPVDGERLGRNGEVSAENFDEAQYLHMNQDVKNAISTGAFTSGYQHYVMFGRLEGRLGAGQYSVV, encoded by the coding sequence ATGAATATGTACATCGATATTGTCGGCGCCTGCAATTTGAGCTGCCCTTCGTGTCCGATGGGTAACTCGGAAAACGCCAATTTCAAGAAAGCCATGCAACTCGATATGTTCAGGAAGATCGTAGAGAAGGCCCGTGGCGAAGGGGTCGAGTCGATTTTTCTGTACAACTGGACCGAGCCGTTGATCCACCCGCGAATCGGCGAATTTGTCGAGATCATCAACGCGGCCGGTATGCGCAGCGGTATCAGTTCCAATCTGAATCTGGCGAAAAACATGGAGGCGGCGATGCTCGCCAATCCATGGTTCTTCCGCATCTCGCTGTCCGGCTTCTTTCAGCAGACGTATGAACAAGGGCACGTGGGCGGTGACATTGAAGTCGTCAAGGCCAACATGATCAAACTGCATGAGCTCAAGCAGAAACATGGCTTGACCACGATGATCGAGGTCTATTACCACCGCTACCTGGACAACATCGAAGAAGAAGAGCTGATGCGCGAATTCAGCCAGGCCCTGGGCTTCGAGTTCTCGAGCGGCTTTTCAGTGATGATGCCGCTGGAGAAGACGCTGGCGCTGATCGAGCGCGACCCGTCGGTGACCGATACCGATCGCAAGACCCTGCAGCGACTCGCGCTGCCGCCTTATGACGACCTGGTCAATCTGGTCCGCCAGTACCCCAAGCAGGCATGCACACTCAAGGATGACTGGCTGGTGCTTGACTGCAATGGCAATACCGTCTTGTGTTGTTCCATTTTCAATCAGACCGAATATCAAGTCGGCAAATACCTGGACATGCCGCTGGCGCAACTGACCGAACGCAAGTCCACTCAGTCGAACTGCGTCGACATGTGCAATCGCTGCGCGAACAACGGATTGCACATCTACGCTATGTCCCCCAACACGGGATCGCTGAAAAGTCACGCCATCAACCGGATTGTCGATTTCCACCAGCGCTCGATCAACGGCTTGCCGGTCGACGGCGAAAGGCTTGGGCGCAATGGCGAAGTCAGTGCCGAGAACTTCGACGAAGCGCAATACCTGCATATGAATCAGGACGTCAAGAACGCGATTTCCACCGGGGCTTTTACCAGCGGTTATCAGCATTACGTAATGTTCGGTCGACTGGAAGGCCGGCTCGGCGCAGGTCAATACTCAGTCGTCTGA